One genomic segment of Xylanibacillus composti includes these proteins:
- a CDS encoding type II toxin-antitoxin system RelE/ParE family toxin — translation MVQKVIWTVSAYKDLQKIVEYIAEDSPNYGLVFYEGVMDKAQTLEEFPHRGRIVPEMGDPNMRELFIHRYRLIYNVIGDSIIITTIIHGARDFKNK, via the coding sequence ATTTGGACGGTGAGCGCATACAAGGATCTTCAGAAGATTGTCGAGTATATTGCTGAAGATTCTCCAAATTATGGTTTGGTTTTTTACGAAGGTGTAATGGACAAAGCGCAGACATTAGAGGAGTTCCCGCATAGAGGACGCATTGTACCAGAGATGGGCGATCCAAATATGCGGGAACTTTTTATTCATAGGTATAGACTGATTTACAACGTTATTGGAGATAGTATAATCATCACAACGATCATACATGGAGCAAGGGATTTTAAAAACAAGTAA
- a CDS encoding GNAT family N-acetyltransferase, whose translation MNMEMLYDIPQNLKRWLIKLFNFNRLEGKRIELEPLETRHTESLFNISQANGVWTYLPGSINTIRDMDKFIRSAIEARETKQQFPFAVYDKQLNEYVGSTQYLRISEINNNLNIGWTWYHPKVWRTKVNTEAKYLLLRYAFEELKVCRVEIITTTDNVRSQKAIERLGAVREGVLRKKFIGLDFVIFSILDTEWEFVKNRLEGFLGEAGYVI comes from the coding sequence ATGAACATGGAAATGTTATACGACATACCCCAAAACCTAAAAAGGTGGTTAATAAAATTGTTCAACTTTAATAGACTGGAAGGCAAAAGAATAGAATTGGAGCCATTGGAAACAAGACATACCGAAAGTTTGTTTAACATCTCACAAGCGAATGGAGTTTGGACGTATCTTCCAGGTAGTATTAATACGATTAGAGATATGGATAAATTTATACGTTCCGCTATTGAAGCACGCGAAACGAAACAACAATTTCCGTTTGCAGTTTATGATAAGCAACTAAATGAATACGTTGGGTCAACACAGTATCTAAGAATTTCAGAAATAAATAATAATCTAAACATTGGATGGACATGGTATCATCCTAAAGTATGGAGAACTAAAGTGAACACGGAAGCTAAATATCTACTGTTACGGTACGCATTTGAAGAATTAAAAGTATGTAGGGTAGAAATTATTACAACGACTGATAATGTAAGATCTCAAAAAGCAATTGAGAGGCTAGGAGCAGTAAGAGAAGGAGTATTAAGAAAGAAATTTATAGGTCTTGATTTTGTCATCTTTAGTATTCTCGATACTGAATGGGAATTTGTAAAAAATAGACTTGAAGGTTTTCTCGGAGAAGCAGGGTACGTCATATAA
- a CDS encoding GNAT family N-acetyltransferase, translating into MISLRSVDQSNWEECIKLKPKIEQQRFIASNLYSIAECQFLTGFVMKAIYFDEELVGFSMYGVDPDDLNYWIYRFMIDERFQSRGYGKQAMKLIIRDVEAMSDRKDVLLLGYKPDNEQAKNLYEKVGFQEIGIAPWGEMLAKYSFC; encoded by the coding sequence TTGATTAGTTTAAGATCGGTTGATCAGAGTAACTGGGAAGAGTGTATTAAACTGAAACCTAAGATTGAACAACAGAGGTTTATTGCCTCGAATTTGTATTCTATTGCTGAGTGTCAATTTCTAACTGGCTTTGTCATGAAGGCTATCTATTTTGATGAGGAACTTGTTGGATTTTCGATGTATGGAGTGGATCCAGATGATCTGAACTATTGGATATACAGATTCATGATTGATGAGCGGTTTCAAAGCCGAGGGTACGGTAAACAAGCTATGAAATTGATCATTCGAGACGTTGAGGCCATGAGTGATCGAAAGGATGTATTATTACTTGGTTATAAGCCGGACAACGAACAAGCCAAGAATCTATATGAGAAAGTCGGGTTTCAAGAAATAGGGATAGCTCCATGGGGAGAAATGCTAGCGAAGTATAGTTTTTGTTAG
- a CDS encoding YfiT family bacillithiol transferase yields MDEEILRYPIGVFTPQERITEETRNNYIVEIAGIVPTLQETVKILNGEQIHVPYRTNGWTVQQVIHHMADNDMNAFIRLKRALTETEPQATSYREDLWAVLNDYRETPVIISITLLEAIHFRLCRLLEGMNAEDFEKKFRTNVLGLITADVAVQRFIWHNKHHIVQIQELIKRMQW; encoded by the coding sequence GTGGATGAAGAAATTTTACGGTACCCAATCGGTGTGTTTACTCCACAAGAAAGAATAACTGAAGAAACCCGAAATAACTACATAGTTGAAATAGCTGGGATAGTGCCTACATTACAAGAGACAGTCAAGATCCTTAACGGTGAGCAAATACATGTACCATATCGAACAAATGGTTGGACGGTTCAACAGGTAATTCATCACATGGCAGATAATGATATGAATGCATTTATAAGACTTAAGCGAGCGTTGACTGAAACAGAACCACAAGCGACATCATATCGGGAAGATCTGTGGGCTGTGTTAAATGATTACAGGGAAACTCCTGTAATTATATCAATTACTCTATTAGAAGCAATTCATTTTAGATTGTGTAGGTTACTAGAGGGTATGAATGCAGAAGACTTTGAGAAGAAATTCAGAACTAATGTCCTTGGATTAATAACGGCAGATGTAGCCGTTCAAAGATTTATATGGCACAACAAACATCATATTGTTCAAATTCAAGAGCTTATAAAGAGAATGCAATGGTAA